A stretch of the Staphylococcus sp. NRL 16/872 genome encodes the following:
- the tuf gene encoding elongation factor Tu, producing the protein MAKEKFDRSKEHANIGTIGHVDHGKTTLTAAIATVLAKNGDTVAQSYDMIDNAPEEKERGITINTAHIEYQTDKRHYAHVDCPGHADYVKNMITGAAQMDGGILVVSAADGPMPQTREHILLSRNVGVPALVVFLNKVDMVDDEELLELVEMEVRDLLSEYDFPGDDVPVIAGSALKALEGDAQYEEKILELMQAVDDYIPTPERDSDKPFMMPVEDVFSITGRGTVATGRVERGQIKVGEEVEIIGLHDTSKTTVTGVEMFRKLLDYAEAGDNIGALLRGIAREDVQRGQVLAAPGSITPHTKFKADVYVLSKDEGGRHTPFFSNYRPQFYFRTTDVTGVVNLPEGTEMVMPGDNVEMTVELIAPIAIEDGTRFSIREGGRTVGSGVVTEIIE; encoded by the coding sequence ATGGCAAAAGAAAAATTTGATCGCTCAAAAGAACATGCCAATATTGGTACTATCGGTCACGTTGACCATGGTAAAACTACTTTAACAGCTGCTATCGCAACTGTATTAGCTAAAAATGGTGACACTGTAGCACAATCATATGACATGATTGACAACGCTCCAGAAGAAAAAGAACGTGGTATTACAATCAATACTGCTCACATCGAATATCAAACTGACAAACGTCACTATGCTCACGTTGACTGCCCAGGACACGCTGACTATGTTAAAAACATGATCACTGGTGCTGCTCAAATGGATGGCGGTATCTTAGTAGTATCTGCTGCTGACGGTCCAATGCCACAAACTCGTGAACACATCTTATTATCACGTAACGTTGGTGTACCAGCATTAGTAGTATTCTTAAACAAAGTTGACATGGTTGACGATGAAGAATTATTAGAATTAGTTGAAATGGAAGTACGTGACTTATTATCTGAATACGACTTCCCAGGTGACGATGTACCTGTAATCGCTGGTTCAGCATTAAAAGCTTTAGAAGGCGATGCTCAATACGAAGAAAAAATCTTAGAATTAATGCAAGCAGTTGATGATTATATCCCAACTCCAGAACGTGATTCTGACAAACCATTCATGATGCCAGTTGAGGACGTATTCTCAATCACTGGTCGTGGTACTGTAGCTACAGGCCGTGTTGAACGTGGTCAAATCAAAGTTGGTGAAGAAGTTGAAATCATCGGTTTACATGACACTTCTAAAACAACTGTTACAGGTGTAGAAATGTTCCGTAAGTTATTAGACTACGCTGAAGCTGGTGACAACATCGGTGCTTTATTACGTGGTATCGCTCGTGAAGACGTACAACGTGGTCAAGTATTAGCTGCTCCAGGTTCAATCACACCTCACACTAAATTCAAAGCAGACGTATACGTTTTATCTAAAGACGAAGGTGGACGTCACACTCCATTCTTCTCAAACTATCGTCCACAATTCTATTTCCGTACTACTGACGTAACTGGTGTTGTTAACTTACCAGAAGGTACAGAAATGGTTATGCCTGGTGACAACGTTGAAATGACAGTAGAATTAATCGCTCCTATCGCGATTGAAGACGGTACTCGTTTCTCAATCCGTGAAGGTGGACGTACTGTAGGATCAGGCGTTGTAACTGAAATCATCGAATAA
- the fusA gene encoding elongation factor G gives MARDFSLKNTRNIGIMAHIDAGKTTTTERILYYTGRIHKIGETHEGASQMDWMEQEQDRGITITSAATTAQWQGHRVNIIDTPGHVDFTVEVERSLRVLDGAVTVLDAQSGVEPQTETVWRQATTYGVPRIVFVNKMDKLGANFDYSVSTIHDRLQANAAPIQLPIGAEDEFEAIIDLVEMKCFKYTNDLGTEIDEIEIPEDHKDRAEEARANLIEAVAESNDELMEKYLGDEEISVAELKDAIRQATTDVEFYPVLCGTAFKNKGVQLMLNAVIDYLPSPLDVKPIIGHRAENPEEEVVAKPDDSAEFAALAFKVMTDPYVGKLTFFRVYSGTLTSGSYIKNSTKDKRERVGRLLQMHANSRQEIDTVYSGDIAAAVGLKDTGTGDTLCGEKNDIILESMEFPEPVIHLSVEPKSKADQDKMTQALVKLQEEDPTFHAHTDEETGQVIIGGMGELHLDILVDRMKKEFNVECNVGAPMVSYRETFKQSAQVQGKFSRQSGGRGQYGDVHIEFTPNETGAGFEFENAIVGGVVPREYIPSVEAGLKDAMENGVLAGYPLIDVKAKLFDGSYHDVDSSEMAFKIAASLALKEAAKKCDPVILEPMMKVTIEMPEEYMGDIMGDVTARRGRVDGMEPRGNAQVVNAYVPLSEMFGYATSLRSNTQGRGTYTMYFDHYAEVPKSIADDIIKKNKGE, from the coding sequence ATGGCTAGAGACTTTTCTTTGAAAAACACTCGTAACATCGGTATCATGGCTCACATCGATGCTGGTAAAACAACTACGACTGAACGTATTTTATACTATACAGGTCGTATCCACAAAATTGGTGAAACACACGAAGGTGCTTCACAAATGGACTGGATGGAACAAGAGCAAGACCGTGGTATTACTATCACATCTGCTGCTACAACAGCACAATGGCAAGGCCACCGTGTAAACATTATCGATACTCCAGGACACGTAGACTTCACTGTAGAGGTTGAACGTTCATTACGTGTACTTGACGGTGCGGTTACTGTACTTGATGCTCAATCAGGTGTAGAACCTCAAACTGAAACAGTTTGGCGTCAGGCTACTACTTATGGAGTACCTCGTATCGTATTCGTAAACAAAATGGATAAATTAGGTGCAAACTTCGATTACTCTGTAAGCACAATTCATGATCGCTTACAAGCTAACGCAGCACCTATTCAATTACCAATTGGTGCCGAAGACGAATTTGAAGCTATCATCGACTTAGTTGAAATGAAATGCTTCAAATATACAAACGACTTAGGTACAGAAATCGATGAAATTGAAATTCCTGAAGATCACAAAGATAGAGCAGAAGAAGCTCGCGCTAACTTAATCGAAGCAGTTGCTGAAAGCAATGACGAATTAATGGAAAAATATCTTGGTGACGAAGAAATTTCAGTTGCAGAATTAAAAGATGCTATCCGTCAAGCTACTACTGACGTAGAATTCTACCCAGTACTTTGCGGTACAGCATTCAAAAACAAAGGTGTTCAATTAATGCTTAACGCAGTAATTGATTACTTACCATCTCCTTTAGATGTTAAACCAATCATTGGACACCGTGCTGAAAACCCTGAAGAAGAAGTAGTTGCTAAACCTGACGATTCAGCTGAATTCGCAGCATTAGCATTCAAAGTTATGACTGACCCTTACGTTGGTAAATTAACTTTCTTCCGTGTATATTCAGGTACATTAACATCAGGTTCTTACATTAAGAACTCAACTAAAGACAAACGTGAACGTGTAGGTCGTTTATTACAAATGCACGCTAACTCACGTCAAGAGATTGATACTGTTTACTCAGGTGATATCGCTGCTGCAGTTGGTCTTAAAGATACAGGTACTGGTGACACATTATGTGGTGAAAAGAATGACATTATCTTAGAATCAATGGAATTCCCTGAACCAGTTATCCACTTATCAGTAGAACCAAAATCTAAAGCTGACCAAGATAAAATGACTCAAGCTTTAGTTAAATTACAAGAAGAAGACCCAACATTCCATGCTCACACAGATGAAGAAACTGGACAAGTTATCATCGGTGGTATGGGTGAGTTACACTTAGACATCTTAGTTGACCGTATGAAGAAAGAATTCAACGTTGAATGTAATGTAGGTGCGCCAATGGTTTCATATCGTGAAACATTCAAGCAATCTGCACAAGTTCAAGGTAAATTCTCTCGTCAATCTGGTGGTCGTGGTCAATACGGTGATGTTCACATTGAATTCACACCAAACGAAACTGGCGCAGGTTTCGAATTCGAAAACGCTATCGTTGGTGGTGTAGTTCCTCGTGAATACATTCCATCAGTTGAAGCTGGTCTTAAAGATGCTATGGAAAATGGTGTCTTAGCTGGATATCCATTAATCGATGTTAAAGCTAAATTATTTGATGGTTCATACCATGATGTCGATTCATCTGAAATGGCCTTCAAAATTGCTGCATCATTAGCACTTAAAGAAGCTGCTAAAAAATGTGATCCAGTTATCTTAGAACCAATGATGAAAGTTACAATCGAAATGCCTGAAGAATACATGGGCGATATCATGGGTGACGTAACAGCTCGTCGTGGACGTGTTGACGGTATGGAACCTCGTGGTAATGCACAAGTTGTTAACGCTTATGTACCACTTTCAGAGATGTTCGGTTACGCAACTTCATTACGTTCTAACACTCAAGGTCGCGGTACTTACACTATGTACTTTGACCACTATGCAGAAGTTCCAAAATCAATCGCTGATGACATCATCAAGAAAAATAAAGGTGAATAA
- the rpsG gene encoding 30S ribosomal protein S7, translated as MPRKGSVPKRDVLPDPIHNSKLVTKLINKIMLDGKRGTAQRILYSAFDLVEQRSGRDALEVFEEAINNIMPVLEVKARRVGGSNYQVPVEVRPERRTTLGLRWLVNYARLRGEKTMEDRLANEILDAANNTGGAVKKREDTHKMAEANKAFAHYRW; from the coding sequence ATGCCTCGTAAAGGATCAGTACCTAAAAGAGACGTATTACCAGATCCAATTCATAACTCTAAGTTAGTTACAAAATTAATTAACAAAATTATGTTAGATGGTAAACGCGGAACAGCACAAAGAATTCTTTATTCAGCATTTGACCTTGTAGAACAACGCAGTGGTCGCGATGCTTTAGAAGTATTTGAAGAAGCAATCAACAACATTATGCCAGTATTAGAAGTAAAAGCTCGTCGTGTGGGTGGTTCAAACTATCAAGTACCAGTTGAGGTACGCCCAGAACGTCGTACTACTTTAGGATTACGTTGGTTAGTTAATTACGCTCGTCTTCGTGGTGAAAAAACTATGGAAGATCGTTTAGCTAACGAAATCTTAGACGCTGCTAATAATACAGGTGGTGCAGTTAAAAAACGTGAGGATACTCACAAAATGGCTGAAGCGAACAAAGCATTCGCTCACTACCGTTGGTAA
- the rpsL gene encoding 30S ribosomal protein S12, translated as MPTINQLVRKPRKSKTKKSDSPALNKGFNSKKKQFTDLNSPQKRGVCTRVGTMTPKKPNSALRKYARVRLSNNIEINAYIPGIGHNLQEHSVVLVRGGRVKDLPGVRYHIVRGALDTSGVDGRRQGRSLYGTKKPKN; from the coding sequence ATGCCAACTATTAACCAATTAGTACGTAAACCTAGAAAAAGTAAAACTAAAAAATCAGATTCACCAGCATTAAATAAAGGTTTTAACAGTAAAAAGAAACAATTTACTGACTTAAACTCACCTCAAAAACGTGGTGTTTGTACTCGTGTAGGTACTATGACACCAAAAAAACCTAACTCAGCGTTACGTAAATATGCACGTGTGCGTTTATCAAACAATATTGAAATCAACGCATACATTCCTGGTATCGGCCATAACTTACAAGAACACAGTGTTGTACTTGTACGTGGTGGACGTGTAAAAGACTTACCTGGTGTGCGTTACCATATCGTACGTGGTGCGCTTGATACTTCAGGCGTTGATGGACGTAGACAAGGTCGTTCATTATACGGAACTAAAAAACCTAAAAATTAA
- a CDS encoding ribosomal L7Ae/L30e/S12e/Gadd45 family protein codes for MSNEKVARFNKQHFVVGLKETLKALKRDQVASLIIAQDVEVHLLARVFSQINHKNISISYFQSKQALGRYVGINVNATIVALLNEN; via the coding sequence ATGTCTAATGAAAAAGTTGCACGCTTTAACAAACAACACTTTGTGGTTGGTCTCAAAGAAACGCTTAAAGCGCTAAAAAGAGATCAAGTTGCATCATTGATTATTGCTCAAGACGTTGAAGTCCATTTATTGGCTCGCGTATTTAGCCAAATCAATCATAAAAATATATCTATTTCATATTTCCAAAGCAAACAAGCTTTAGGAAGATATGTAGGTATTAACGTTAATGCAACGATTGTTGCGTTATTGAATGAGAATTAG
- the rpoC gene encoding DNA-directed RNA polymerase subunit beta', which produces MKIGLASPEKIRSWSYGEVKKPETINYRTLKPEKDGLFCERIFGPTKDWECSCGKYKRVRYKGMVCDRCGVEVTKSKVRRERMGHIELAAPVSHIWYFKGIPSRMGLLLDMSPRALEEVIYFASYVVVDPGPTGLEKKSLLSEAEFRDYYDKYPGQFVAKMGAEGIKDLLEEINLDEELKALRDELESATGQRLTRAIKRLEVVESFRNSGNNPSWMILDVLPIIPPEIRPMVQLDGGRFATSDLNDLYRRVINRNNRLKRLLDLGAPGIIVQNEKRMLQEAVDALIDNGRRGRPVTGPGNRPLKSLSHMLKGKQGRFRQNLLGKRVDYSGRSVIAVGPSLKMYQCGLPKEMALELFKPFVMKELVQREIATNIKNAKSKIERMDDEVWDVLEDVIREHPVLLNRAPTLHRLGIQAFEPTLVEGRAIRLHPLVTTAYNADFDGDQMAVHVPLSKEAQAEARMLMLAAQNILNPKDGKPVVTPSQDMVLGNYYLTLERKDAVNTGVIFNDTNEVLKAYANGYVHLHTRIGVHAKSFNNPTFTEEQNNKILATSVGKVIFNEIIPDSFAYINEPTQANLESKTPDKYFINPTELGEGGLKEYFEDKELIEPFNKKFLGNIIAEVFNRFSITDTSMMLDRMKDLGFKYSSKAGITVGVSDIVVLPDKQQILDEHEKLVERVSKQFNRGLITEDERYNAVVEIWTDAKDQIQGELMQSLEKTNPIFMMSDSGARGNASNFTQLAGMRGLMAAPSGKIIELPITSSFREGLTVLEYFISTHGARKGLADTALKTADSGYLTRRLVDVAQDVIVREEDCGTDRGLLVSDIREGTEMIEPFIERIEGRYSKETIRHPETDEIIIRPDELITAEIAKQITDAGIEQMYIRSAFTCNTRHGVCEKCYGKNLATGEKVEVGEAVGTIAAQSIGEPGTQLTMRTFHTGGVAGSDITQGLPRIQEIFEARNPKGQAVITEIEGVVEDIKLAKDRQQEIVIKGANETRSYLASGTSRIKVEIGQSVERGEVLTEGSIEPKNFLAVAGLNATESYLLKEVQKVYRMQGVEIDDKHVEVMVRQMLRKVRIIEAGDTKLLPGSLVDIHNFTDANREAFKERKRPATAKPVLLGITKASLETESFLSAASFQETTRVLTDAAIKGKRDDLLGLKENVIIGKLIPAGTGMRRYSDVQYDKAGTPVSETEEVEVTE; this is translated from the coding sequence ATGAAAATCGGTTTAGCCTCACCTGAAAAAATCCGTTCTTGGTCTTACGGTGAAGTTAAAAAACCTGAAACAATTAACTATCGTACTTTGAAACCAGAGAAAGATGGTCTTTTCTGTGAAAGAATATTCGGACCTACAAAAGACTGGGAATGTAGTTGTGGTAAGTACAAACGTGTACGTTACAAAGGTATGGTATGTGATAGATGTGGCGTAGAAGTAACTAAATCTAAAGTACGTCGTGAAAGAATGGGACATATTGAATTAGCAGCTCCTGTATCTCATATTTGGTATTTCAAAGGTATCCCAAGTCGTATGGGTCTTTTATTAGACATGTCACCTAGAGCATTAGAAGAGGTTATTTACTTTGCTTCTTATGTTGTAGTTGATCCAGGTCCAACTGGTTTAGAGAAAAAATCATTATTATCTGAAGCAGAATTCAGAGATTACTATGATAAATACCCAGGCCAATTTGTAGCTAAAATGGGTGCTGAAGGTATTAAAGACTTATTAGAAGAAATTAACTTAGATGAAGAATTAAAAGCATTACGTGATGAGTTAGAATCTGCGACTGGTCAAAGATTAACTCGTGCCATCAAACGTTTAGAAGTTGTAGAATCATTTAGAAATTCTGGTAACAATCCTTCATGGATGATTTTAGATGTACTTCCAATCATTCCACCAGAAATTCGTCCAATGGTCCAATTAGATGGTGGACGTTTTGCTACAAGTGACTTAAACGACTTATACCGTCGTGTTATCAACCGTAACAATCGTTTAAAACGTTTATTAGATCTTGGTGCTCCTGGCATCATCGTTCAAAACGAGAAACGTATGTTACAAGAAGCTGTAGATGCTTTAATTGATAACGGTCGTCGTGGTCGTCCAGTAACTGGTCCGGGTAATAGACCATTGAAATCACTTTCTCATATGTTGAAAGGTAAACAAGGTCGTTTCCGTCAAAACTTACTTGGTAAACGTGTTGACTACTCAGGACGTTCAGTAATCGCAGTAGGACCGAGCTTGAAAATGTATCAATGTGGTCTTCCAAAAGAAATGGCACTTGAATTATTCAAACCATTTGTTATGAAAGAACTAGTTCAACGCGAAATTGCTACAAACATTAAAAATGCTAAAAGCAAAATTGAACGTATGGACGATGAAGTATGGGATGTATTAGAGGATGTTATTAGAGAACACCCTGTATTACTTAACCGTGCTCCTACACTTCACAGATTAGGTATCCAAGCCTTCGAACCTACGTTAGTAGAAGGTCGTGCAATCCGTCTTCACCCACTTGTAACAACTGCTTACAACGCGGACTTTGACGGTGACCAAATGGCTGTTCACGTACCTTTATCTAAAGAAGCACAAGCTGAAGCTCGTATGTTAATGTTAGCTGCACAAAACATCTTGAACCCTAAAGATGGTAAACCAGTAGTTACACCATCACAAGATATGGTATTAGGTAACTATTACTTAACTTTAGAACGTAAAGATGCTGTTAACACTGGTGTTATTTTCAATGATACAAACGAAGTGCTTAAAGCTTATGCAAATGGTTATGTTCACTTACACACTCGTATTGGTGTACATGCTAAATCATTTAACAATCCAACGTTCACTGAAGAACAAAATAATAAAATTTTAGCTACATCAGTAGGTAAAGTAATCTTCAATGAAATCATTCCAGATTCATTTGCTTATATTAACGAACCTACTCAAGCTAACCTTGAAAGTAAAACACCTGATAAATACTTCATTAATCCAACTGAATTAGGTGAAGGTGGACTTAAAGAATACTTCGAGGACAAAGAACTTATTGAACCATTCAATAAAAAATTCTTAGGAAATATTATAGCTGAAGTCTTTAATAGATTTAGCATTACAGATACGTCTATGATGCTTGACCGTATGAAAGACTTAGGTTTCAAATATTCATCTAAAGCTGGTATCACTGTTGGCGTATCTGACATCGTGGTACTTCCAGATAAGCAACAAATTTTAGATGAACACGAAAAATTAGTTGAACGTGTATCTAAACAATTTAACCGTGGTTTAATTACTGAAGATGAACGTTATAACGCCGTTGTTGAAATTTGGACTGACGCCAAAGACCAAATTCAAGGCGAATTAATGCAATCTCTTGAGAAAACAAACCCAATCTTCATGATGAGTGACTCTGGTGCCCGTGGTAACGCATCTAACTTTACACAGTTAGCTGGTATGCGTGGTTTAATGGCTGCGCCATCAGGTAAAATCATCGAGTTACCAATCACATCATCATTCCGTGAAGGTTTAACAGTATTAGAATACTTCATCTCTACACACGGTGCGCGTAAAGGTCTTGCCGATACAGCCCTTAAAACAGCTGACTCAGGTTACCTTACTCGTCGTCTTGTTGACGTTGCACAAGATGTTATCGTTCGTGAAGAAGACTGTGGTACTGACCGTGGTTTATTAGTTTCTGATATCAGAGAAGGTACAGAAATGATTGAACCATTCATCGAACGTATCGAAGGTCGTTATTCTAAAGAAACAATTCGTCATCCTGAAACAGATGAAATCATCATCCGTCCTGACGAATTAATCACAGCTGAAATAGCTAAACAAATTACAGATGCTGGTATCGAACAAATGTATATTCGCTCAGCATTTACTTGTAACACTCGTCATGGTGTATGTGAAAAATGTTACGGTAAAAACCTTGCTACAGGTGAAAAAGTTGAAGTTGGTGAAGCAGTTGGTACAATCGCCGCTCAATCAATCGGTGAACCAGGTACCCAACTTACAATGCGTACATTCCATACAGGTGGGGTAGCAGGAAGCGATATTACACAAGGTCTTCCACGTATCCAAGAGATTTTCGAAGCGCGTAACCCTAAAGGTCAAGCGGTAATTACGGAAATCGAAGGTGTAGTTGAAGATATTAAATTAGCTAAAGATCGCCAACAAGAAATTGTGATCAAAGGTGCTAATGAAACTAGATCTTACTTAGCTTCAGGTACTTCAAGAATCAAAGTAGAAATCGGTCAATCAGTTGAACGTGGTGAAGTATTAACTGAAGGTTCAATTGAACCTAAGAACTTCTTAGCTGTTGCTGGTTTAAATGCGACTGAAAGCTACTTACTTAAAGAAGTACAAAAAGTTTATCGTATGCAAGGTGTAGAAATCGACGATAAACACGTTGAAGTAATGGTTAGACAAATGCTACGTAAAGTTAGAATTATCGAAGCTGGTGACACTAAACTATTACCAGGTTCATTAGTTGATATCCACAACTTTACAGACGCTAACAGAGAAGCATTCAAAGAACGTAAACGCCCAGCTACTGCTAAACCAGTATTACTTGGTATTACGAAAGCTTCTCTTGAAACAGAAAGTTTCTTATCAGCTGCTTCATTCCAAGAAACTACTCGTGTACTTACTGATGCTGCTATCAAAGGTAAACGTGATGACTTATTAGGTCTTAAAGAAAACGTTATTATCGGTAAGTTAATCCCAGCTGGTACAGGTATGAGACGTTATAGCGACGTTCAATATGATAAAGCTGGAACACCAGTTTCTGAAACTGAAGAAGTTGAAGTTACCGAATAA